From Burkholderia sp. WP9, a single genomic window includes:
- a CDS encoding LysR family transcriptional regulator, producing the protein MDQSDTSQRGFRVGIPNNADALSTCFATSYAGIIAFMAVATEGSFVKAGERLGIGRSAVCRNVQKLETQLSTRLFLRTTRTTNLTQEGERFFENCNQGVTHIVEAMNDMLDLRQGPPRGFVRIRSTVGFGRKVVAPLLFKFSEVYPDIAVDLSLDDRPADFAAEQIDVAFRDGFIEDSSIIAKQLIPMQRVLCASPAYAEERGLPSTLEDLAQHDCINLRSNGRVFEWDFKVDGHMRKYLPTARLTFNDADLVLRAVLEGRGIAQMPGYQICDYVARNELVMALRRYLPDDRGHYICYLCRQNLPSRIRVLVDFMTEEIRALNPFCLGEFNPDDLENGRQA; encoded by the coding sequence ATGGATCAATCGGATACATCACAGCGAGGCTTTCGCGTTGGCATACCAAATAACGCTGATGCCTTGTCTACCTGTTTCGCGACGAGCTACGCGGGGATCATCGCGTTCATGGCGGTCGCGACCGAGGGAAGCTTCGTCAAAGCCGGGGAACGATTGGGGATTGGACGCTCGGCCGTCTGTCGAAATGTTCAGAAGCTTGAAACACAGCTAAGCACTCGCCTTTTTCTCCGAACGACAAGGACCACAAACCTGACGCAGGAGGGCGAAAGGTTCTTCGAGAACTGCAACCAGGGCGTTACCCATATCGTCGAGGCAATGAACGATATGCTGGACCTCCGCCAAGGTCCACCTCGTGGCTTCGTTCGAATCCGCTCGACAGTTGGATTTGGACGCAAGGTGGTTGCTCCGTTGCTTTTCAAGTTTTCCGAGGTTTACCCGGATATCGCGGTAGATCTAAGCTTGGATGACAGGCCCGCCGATTTCGCTGCAGAACAGATCGATGTCGCGTTTCGCGATGGGTTCATTGAGGACTCGAGCATCATTGCGAAACAGCTCATTCCAATGCAGAGGGTACTCTGCGCATCCCCTGCTTATGCCGAAGAGCGGGGACTACCCTCTACGCTGGAAGATCTGGCGCAGCACGACTGTATCAACCTGCGATCCAACGGTCGCGTCTTTGAGTGGGATTTCAAGGTCGACGGACATATGCGAAAGTATCTGCCGACCGCCAGATTGACGTTCAATGATGCAGACCTGGTATTGCGGGCAGTCCTGGAAGGTCGCGGAATTGCCCAGATGCCGGGCTATCAGATATGTGATTACGTCGCGCGCAACGAACTTGTCATGGCCTTAAGGCGGTACTTGCCGGACGACCGGGGCCACTACATCTGCTATCTCTGCCGACAGAATCTGCCGTCGCGCATTCGCGTGCTTGTCGATTTCATGACGGAGGAGATTCGGGCGCTCAACCCATTCTGCCTGGGGGAATTCAATCCGGACGATCTGGAAAACGGGCGTCAGGCGTGA
- a CDS encoding lecithin retinol acyltransferase family protein has product METPYVDWLATSPALTGAERVIAVGAHLVSERDGYTHHGIYVGNGQVIHYGGFHHSAKRRPIEYIPLHRFAAGKGIKVRSEPDAIYTGTDAVARARSRLGEDRYRLLTNNCEHFCTWCVSGVGRSEQVRRCLRNPWTGIKTLFALARTECMPPKATRSRLAGTVAV; this is encoded by the coding sequence ATGGAAACTCCATATGTTGATTGGCTCGCAACTTCGCCGGCGTTGACCGGCGCAGAACGCGTCATCGCGGTTGGTGCCCATCTTGTTAGCGAGCGGGATGGCTATACACACCACGGAATTTATGTCGGGAATGGACAGGTTATTCACTATGGGGGCTTTCATCATTCCGCGAAACGACGCCCCATTGAATATATTCCGCTGCACCGTTTTGCAGCAGGAAAGGGAATAAAAGTTCGCTCTGAACCAGACGCCATCTATACCGGAACTGATGCTGTGGCGAGGGCTAGATCCCGCCTCGGCGAAGACCGATATCGGTTGCTGACCAATAACTGCGAACACTTCTGCACATGGTGTGTATCAGGCGTTGGGCGTAGTGAACAGGTACGCCGCTGCTTAAGGAATCCGTGGACAGGCATCAAGACGCTCTTTGCGCTCGCAAGGACCGAATGTATGCCCCCCAAGGCCACGCGAAGCCGACTCGCCGGGACCGTCGCTGTTTAA
- a CDS encoding efflux transporter outer membrane subunit, translating into MSIQSHTGERASRVPKLGVSAMLAAVLSACVNYAGIHSDAKTADPQQYATQQSLPAEQGHWPGANWADQFGDAQLKALIDEALRSNPTLDQAHARVASASAYSETARAGTMPRVDASYSLTRQQFSNTTFIPPPFGGSWQTENKGLLSASYDLDLWGKNREALKAAISQLQASEADVEIVKLTLTTSIARTYNQLARLYVLRDIAQQEITQREQIDRITAGRIATGLETEVERKTAQANLATSRAALKSLDGQILTTRYQIAALLGAGPDRGLQIARPTLGIGDEVRLPDNLPADLVSRRPEIVAARWRVDAMTHGVKEAKAEFYPDINLSAAIGLDAFGFGRFLTAASRTASVGPAIHLPIFDAGELRAQLKGRYADFDYAVATYNQALVAALSEVATQLADLRSTDAQLVDAQTAQDAASKAAELALVQYKAGLTNQLTVLNADVNALSANQSVANLRMNRLDQQIALASALGGGFVDTSNANAGAAPRADASAPITPVVAAR; encoded by the coding sequence ATGAGCATTCAGTCACACACCGGAGAGCGCGCATCACGCGTGCCCAAGCTGGGTGTCTCGGCGATGTTAGCGGCGGTGCTGTCGGCGTGCGTGAACTACGCCGGCATTCACAGCGACGCGAAAACGGCCGATCCGCAGCAGTACGCGACGCAGCAAAGCCTTCCTGCCGAGCAAGGACATTGGCCCGGCGCCAATTGGGCTGACCAGTTCGGCGACGCGCAACTCAAGGCGCTGATCGACGAAGCGCTGAGGAGCAACCCGACGCTCGACCAGGCGCATGCCCGCGTTGCGTCTGCATCGGCATACAGCGAAACGGCACGGGCGGGCACGATGCCACGCGTCGACGCGAGCTATTCGCTCACACGTCAACAGTTCTCGAATACGACATTCATACCGCCTCCGTTTGGTGGCTCGTGGCAGACGGAGAACAAAGGCCTGCTGAGCGCTTCCTATGATCTAGATCTGTGGGGGAAAAACCGCGAAGCGCTCAAAGCGGCGATCTCGCAGCTTCAGGCAAGCGAGGCCGACGTCGAAATCGTCAAGCTGACTCTGACGACGTCGATTGCCCGCACGTACAACCAGCTCGCGCGTCTGTATGTGTTGCGCGATATCGCGCAACAGGAAATCACGCAGCGCGAACAGATCGATCGTATTACCGCGGGCCGCATCGCGACGGGCCTTGAAACGGAAGTTGAACGCAAGACCGCGCAGGCCAATCTTGCAACGAGCCGTGCTGCGCTGAAATCGCTCGATGGGCAAATCCTCACGACGCGTTATCAGATCGCCGCGCTGCTCGGCGCGGGGCCCGACCGTGGCCTGCAGATCGCACGGCCGACGCTTGGCATTGGCGACGAAGTGCGCCTGCCGGACAACCTGCCGGCCGATCTCGTAAGTCGCCGCCCGGAGATCGTCGCTGCGCGCTGGCGCGTCGACGCGATGACGCATGGCGTGAAGGAAGCGAAGGCCGAGTTCTATCCCGACATCAACCTGAGCGCTGCAATCGGACTCGACGCTTTTGGCTTCGGCCGCTTTCTGACGGCAGCGAGCCGCACGGCGTCGGTCGGTCCGGCAATCCACCTGCCGATCTTCGACGCAGGCGAGCTGCGTGCGCAACTGAAGGGCCGCTATGCCGATTTCGACTATGCCGTCGCGACCTATAACCAGGCGCTCGTCGCAGCGTTGAGCGAAGTCGCAACGCAACTCGCCGACCTGCGTTCGACGGATGCGCAGCTTGTCGATGCGCAGACCGCGCAAGACGCCGCTAGCAAAGCCGCCGAACTCGCGCTGGTGCAATACAAGGCCGGTCTCACAAATCAACTGACCGTGTTGAACGCCGACGTCAACGCGCTTTCCGCCAATCAGAGCGTCGCGAATTTGCGCATGAATCGCCTCGATCAGCAGATAGCACTGGCCTCTGCGCTGGGCGGCGGTTTCGTCGATACCTCGAACGCAAACGCCGGAGCTGCGCCGCGCGCCGACGCGTCCGCACCCATCACGCCTGTCGTCGCCGCGCGCTGA
- a CDS encoding HlyD family efflux transporter periplasmic adaptor subunit has translation MSEIDATERQETQVAGAKHDAAQTKASVATEPNTRKRKALLALLGVAVVVSAAAYGAYYMTYARHHESTDDAYVSGNLVQLTPQVAGTVVAVNADDTQIVKAGDPVVTLDNADAKVALGNAEATLGQTVRQVSSLYVNNDFYAANVAQKQSDLARAQDDLRRRQTVAETGAVSAEDIAHARDTMTAARAALDAARQQAQANRALTDRTTIEQHPNVQAAASRVRDAYLAYARNTLPAPVTGYVAKRSVQVGQRVSSGTPLMAIVPLDGVWVDANYKESQLRNMRIGQPVTLTADVYGGKVKYHGRVVGFSAGTGSAFASLPAQNATGNWIKIVQRLPARIQLDQKELQAHPLRIGLSMDVDVDTRDDTGPQLGAATNTSYRTDVFAEYGAQADAEIEKIIAQNMVPLHAGSIGNAVSSTPSEKRDASDKRGAKQRAG, from the coding sequence ATGAGCGAAATCGATGCAACGGAGCGCCAGGAGACCCAAGTGGCGGGCGCGAAACATGACGCGGCACAGACGAAAGCTTCTGTTGCAACGGAACCCAACACACGCAAGCGCAAGGCGCTGCTTGCGCTGCTCGGCGTGGCTGTCGTCGTGTCGGCGGCGGCCTATGGCGCGTATTACATGACCTATGCGCGCCATCACGAATCCACCGACGATGCATACGTCAGCGGCAACCTCGTGCAACTGACGCCGCAGGTGGCCGGCACCGTCGTCGCGGTGAATGCCGACGATACGCAGATCGTGAAGGCCGGCGACCCGGTCGTCACGCTCGACAACGCCGATGCGAAAGTCGCGCTCGGCAACGCCGAGGCGACACTGGGACAGACCGTACGGCAGGTGAGCAGCCTGTACGTGAACAACGATTTCTATGCGGCGAACGTCGCCCAGAAGCAGTCCGATCTGGCTCGCGCGCAGGACGATCTGCGCCGCCGCCAGACCGTTGCCGAGACGGGCGCCGTGTCGGCCGAAGACATCGCGCACGCGCGCGACACCATGACGGCCGCGCGGGCCGCGCTCGACGCCGCGCGTCAACAGGCACAAGCCAACCGTGCGTTGACGGACCGCACGACGATCGAACAGCACCCGAACGTGCAAGCCGCCGCGTCGAGAGTGCGCGATGCGTATCTAGCCTATGCGCGCAACACGTTGCCGGCGCCCGTCACTGGCTATGTCGCGAAGCGATCGGTGCAGGTCGGCCAGCGCGTGTCGTCGGGCACACCGTTGATGGCGATCGTGCCGCTCGACGGCGTGTGGGTCGACGCGAACTACAAGGAAAGCCAGTTGCGCAACATGCGTATCGGCCAACCTGTCACGCTGACGGCCGATGTGTATGGCGGTAAGGTTAAGTATCACGGCCGCGTCGTCGGCTTCTCGGCGGGTACGGGCAGCGCATTCGCGAGCCTGCCGGCGCAGAACGCAACGGGCAACTGGATCAAGATCGTCCAGCGTCTGCCTGCACGTATCCAGCTCGATCAGAAGGAACTCCAGGCGCATCCGCTGCGCATCGGCCTGTCGATGGATGTCGATGTCGATACGCGCGACGACACGGGCCCGCAGCTCGGCGCGGCGACGAACACGTCGTATCGCACAGACGTGTTTGCCGAATACGGCGCGCAGGCAGACGCCGAGATCGAGAAGATCATCGCGCAGAACATGGTCCCTTTGCATGCCGGGTCCATCGGCAACGCCGTATCGTCGACACCTTCCGAGAAGCGCGACGCAAGCGACAAGCGTGGCGCTAAACAGCGAGCAGGTTAA
- a CDS encoding DHA2 family efflux MFS transporter permease subunit yields MNSSTQLAPPPLTGGKLVLATIAVALATFMNVLDSSIANVAIPTISGNLGVSVDEGTWVITLFSAANAVAIPLTGWLTQRVGQIKLFVAAIVLFVFSSWLCGVAPNLIVLLAARVLQGAVAGPLIPLSQAILLGSYPKEKSSTALSLWAMTATVGPIAGPALGGWITDSYSWSWIFYINIPVGLFAAAVTWMIYRDRETPARKLPIDKVGLMSLVVWVASLQIMLDKGKDLDWFSSAVICILAIVAAISFLFFLIWEFTEKNPIVDLRLFAGRNFRGGTIAISVAYAVFFSNLVILPQWIQGYLGYRSVDAGLVTAPLGIFAVLLAPVMAKIMPKSDARVLATLAFLGFAGVFFMRSHYTTGVDPYTLVLPTLLQGIPMALFFTPLTAIILSGLSPDKIPAAAGLSNFVRVFAGGVGTSLISTGWNDRTILHHAQLAEQSSVNNPDYMGAIANLQATLGGGMDQAAAFFERSLNAQAAMLGLNDIFWLSSMIFIVIIPLVWLTKPGKGGAGAAGAH; encoded by the coding sequence ATGAATTCTTCGACGCAACTTGCACCGCCTCCGCTGACAGGTGGAAAGCTGGTGCTCGCGACAATCGCCGTCGCGCTCGCGACGTTCATGAACGTGCTCGACTCATCCATTGCCAATGTTGCGATTCCAACTATCTCGGGCAATCTCGGCGTATCCGTCGATGAAGGTACATGGGTGATTACGCTGTTCTCGGCGGCCAATGCGGTCGCGATTCCACTGACGGGCTGGCTCACGCAGCGTGTGGGCCAGATCAAACTGTTCGTGGCTGCGATCGTGCTGTTCGTGTTCTCGTCGTGGCTGTGCGGCGTCGCGCCGAACCTGATCGTGCTGCTCGCTGCGCGCGTATTGCAGGGCGCCGTCGCTGGCCCGCTGATTCCCCTCTCGCAGGCGATTCTGCTCGGCTCGTATCCGAAGGAAAAAAGCTCGACGGCGCTGTCGCTGTGGGCGATGACGGCGACAGTCGGGCCGATCGCGGGTCCCGCGCTAGGCGGTTGGATCACCGATAGCTATAGCTGGTCGTGGATCTTCTACATCAACATTCCAGTGGGTCTGTTTGCCGCGGCCGTGACGTGGATGATCTACCGCGACCGCGAGACACCGGCGCGCAAACTACCCATCGACAAGGTCGGCCTGATGTCGCTCGTCGTCTGGGTCGCGTCACTGCAAATCATGCTCGACAAGGGCAAGGATCTCGATTGGTTCAGCTCGGCCGTGATCTGCATTCTTGCGATTGTCGCGGCGATCAGTTTCCTGTTCTTCCTGATCTGGGAGTTCACGGAGAAGAACCCGATTGTCGATCTCCGCCTCTTCGCAGGACGCAATTTCCGCGGCGGCACGATTGCGATTTCGGTCGCTTACGCGGTGTTTTTCTCGAACCTTGTGATCTTGCCGCAGTGGATCCAGGGCTATCTCGGCTATCGTTCGGTGGATGCGGGTCTCGTGACCGCGCCGCTCGGAATTTTTGCCGTGCTGCTCGCACCCGTGATGGCGAAGATCATGCCGAAGTCCGATGCACGGGTACTCGCGACGCTGGCTTTCCTCGGCTTTGCGGGCGTGTTTTTCATGCGCTCGCACTACACGACGGGCGTCGATCCTTATACCCTGGTGTTGCCGACGCTGCTGCAAGGCATCCCCATGGCGCTCTTTTTCACACCGCTCACCGCGATTATCCTGTCTGGGCTGTCACCCGACAAAATTCCGGCGGCCGCCGGCCTGTCCAACTTCGTGCGCGTGTTCGCGGGCGGCGTCGGCACGTCATTGATCTCGACGGGCTGGAATGACCGCACGATTCTGCACCATGCGCAACTCGCCGAACAGTCGAGCGTGAACAACCCCGACTATATGGGTGCGATCGCGAACCTCCAGGCGACGCTTGGCGGTGGCATGGACCAGGCCGCGGCGTTTTTCGAACGCTCACTGAATGCGCAGGCCGCGATGCTCGGACTGAACGATATCTTCTGGCTCTCGTCGATGATCTTCATTGTGATCATTCCGCTTGTCTGGCTCACCAAGCCCGGCAAGGGTGGCGCCGGGGCGGCGGGTGCCCACTGA
- a CDS encoding YbhB/YbcL family Raf kinase inhibitor-like protein, which translates to MSILLAASAVAQPPTDFELSSPDIAPGGKIDNKFVLHAFGCTGGNVSPALVWKNAPAGTRSFALQVYDPDAPSGSGWWHWTVYNIPAAVTQLPRGAGNDPSRLPVGANAGMNDFQDTGAAGANGNYGGPCPPEGDKPHRYIFTLYALSVDDFYAATGIPKTGTAALHGFALNKALGDKVLGKASFVGYYGR; encoded by the coding sequence TTGTCTATCCTTCTGGCTGCGTCGGCCGTTGCGCAGCCGCCGACCGACTTCGAGCTCTCGAGCCCCGACATTGCTCCGGGCGGCAAGATCGATAACAAATTCGTGCTCCACGCTTTCGGTTGTACCGGTGGCAACGTGTCACCCGCACTCGTCTGGAAAAATGCGCCGGCGGGGACGCGGTCGTTCGCACTACAGGTATACGACCCGGATGCGCCGAGCGGTAGCGGTTGGTGGCACTGGACGGTCTACAACATTCCCGCAGCCGTGACGCAACTGCCCCGAGGGGCCGGCAACGATCCGTCCCGTTTGCCCGTCGGCGCCAATGCGGGCATGAACGACTTCCAGGACACCGGCGCGGCAGGAGCCAACGGCAACTATGGTGGCCCGTGCCCGCCGGAGGGCGACAAGCCCCACCGTTATATCTTTACGCTGTATGCGCTGTCGGTCGACGATTTCTACGCCGCGACGGGCATTCCAAAGACCGGCACCGCTGCGCTGCATGGTTTTGCACTGAACAAGGCGTTGGGTGACAAGGTGCTCGGCAAGGCATCTTTTGTTGGCTACTACGGCCGGTAA
- a CDS encoding Ohr family peroxiredoxin: MTTLRPPPLTLLDKYDGQVAQTLYSTTVTVTGGDAGHGRASGIARSDDGQLAVDLRLPEALGGPGGGTNPEQLFAAGYAACFHGAMSLLAARSGIPIPGASVDVTVDFGRDPIDGLFKLTAHTRVCLPGVERAVAGELVRNTERFCPYTKMARHGIENVVALMPSDDDSNS; encoded by the coding sequence ATGACAACATTGCGTCCACCGCCGCTGACATTGCTCGATAAGTATGACGGGCAAGTCGCGCAAACGCTGTATTCAACCACTGTCACCGTAACAGGCGGCGACGCGGGTCACGGACGCGCGTCGGGAATTGCCCGCTCGGATGACGGCCAGCTCGCAGTCGATTTGCGATTACCGGAGGCACTAGGCGGCCCTGGCGGCGGCACCAATCCGGAGCAGCTATTCGCGGCGGGCTACGCAGCCTGCTTTCATGGCGCGATGAGTCTGCTTGCGGCCCGGTCGGGCATTCCGATTCCCGGCGCCTCCGTGGACGTCACGGTCGACTTCGGCCGCGACCCGATCGACGGCTTGTTCAAGCTGACGGCGCACACCCGGGTCTGCTTGCCCGGTGTCGAGCGCGCCGTCGCGGGGGAACTGGTGCGCAACACGGAACGCTTTTGTCCTTACACCAAGATGGCACGGCATGGAATTGAAAACGTCGTCGCGCTTATGCCGTCGGACGACGACAGCAACTCATAA
- a CDS encoding LysR family transcriptional regulator, with amino-acid sequence MDSPTRAPILAFPSRCPTAGADDPFASRFATSYAGVVSFLAVASEGSFARAGDRLGIGRSSVSRNVQKLEAQLDTRLFLRTTRSTSLTREGELFYENCQPGMERIAQALEDMRELRNGPPRGHLLIGSTPGFGRKIVAPLLRGFHTQYPEIALELLLNDRPADADFTTDRVDVSFRDGRMEDSGIVARQLIPMQMIVCASPAYARIHGLPRHVDELADHRCINFRTASGRVRTWEFKVDGLAQRRQPVALHTFNDEDLILQAVLDGVGIAQLPAYQVCDRLGNGQLLRCLAQHAPEDGGHYLCYLSRKHLPARIRVFIDYMTEHTRALDLQCLTTMTALSAVD; translated from the coding sequence ATGGACTCCCCAACCCGCGCTCCCATCTTAGCTTTCCCATCACGCTGCCCTACCGCCGGCGCCGACGATCCGTTTGCAAGCAGATTTGCGACCAGTTACGCCGGCGTCGTTTCGTTTCTGGCCGTTGCCAGTGAAGGCAGCTTTGCCCGCGCAGGCGACCGCCTCGGCATTGGTCGTTCCTCGGTTAGCCGCAACGTGCAGAAACTCGAAGCGCAGCTCGATACACGTCTCTTCCTGCGCACGACTCGCAGTACGTCGCTGACACGCGAAGGCGAACTCTTCTATGAGAACTGCCAGCCGGGTATGGAGCGCATCGCCCAGGCGCTGGAAGACATGCGAGAGCTGCGCAACGGGCCTCCACGCGGCCATTTGCTCATTGGCTCCACGCCTGGCTTCGGCCGCAAGATTGTCGCGCCGCTGCTGCGAGGTTTTCACACGCAATATCCCGAGATCGCCCTGGAACTGTTGCTGAACGACCGCCCCGCCGACGCCGACTTCACTACCGATCGCGTCGACGTATCGTTTCGCGATGGGCGCATGGAGGACAGCGGAATCGTAGCGCGGCAGCTGATTCCGATGCAGATGATCGTCTGTGCGTCGCCCGCTTATGCGCGAATTCACGGCTTGCCGCGGCATGTCGATGAACTGGCGGATCATCGCTGTATCAACTTCCGGACGGCGTCTGGCCGCGTTCGGACGTGGGAATTCAAGGTCGACGGTCTCGCGCAGCGGCGCCAGCCTGTCGCGCTGCATACGTTCAACGACGAGGATCTGATCCTGCAGGCGGTGCTCGATGGGGTCGGCATCGCGCAGTTGCCTGCCTACCAGGTTTGCGATCGGCTTGGCAACGGGCAGCTCCTCCGCTGCCTCGCGCAGCATGCACCCGAAGACGGCGGTCACTACCTCTGCTATCTCAGCCGCAAGCATCTTCCGGCCCGGATCCGTGTGTTCATCGACTACATGACCGAGCACACGAGAGCACTCGATCTGCAGTGTCTGACGACTATGACGGCGTTATCGGCCGTCGACTGA
- a CDS encoding DedA family protein/thiosulfate sulfurtransferase GlpE, with protein sequence MLSHELIARYGMLVVFLNVLGSSLGLPLPVIPTLITVGAGTALAMHTVSSTLLHFATILGSAVIGGVLGDLIWFQGGKRYGERTLHTVCKLSLSRETCVRKTERFFGRWGVRVLVVARFVPGLSLVAVPLCGAMAVRLRSFVLHDCAGVALWASVGLAIGALFASQIDVVFVLISRLGWQALIVIGIALVLFVLYRYCRRIMLAKALEKARISVGELHALLANNPRPILFDIRSAERRMLDPFVIPGAVFADERKLPQIVERYGANRTLVIYCSCPNEVSAAWMARRLRLAGVKLALPLTGGIDAWRVAGFDVEPIIALSDAAISEEGRKLFAH encoded by the coding sequence ATGTTGTCCCATGAATTGATCGCACGGTATGGAATGCTAGTCGTATTCCTGAATGTGCTGGGTTCTTCGCTTGGCCTGCCGTTGCCTGTCATTCCGACATTGATCACCGTTGGAGCAGGCACTGCGCTCGCCATGCACACGGTGTCGTCGACATTGTTGCATTTCGCGACGATACTCGGCTCCGCTGTCATTGGCGGTGTGCTGGGCGACCTGATCTGGTTTCAGGGTGGCAAGCGATACGGCGAACGCACGCTCCATACCGTTTGCAAACTGTCGCTCTCGCGCGAAACGTGCGTCAGGAAGACGGAGCGCTTCTTTGGGCGATGGGGAGTCCGCGTGCTGGTCGTTGCGCGCTTCGTACCTGGCTTATCGCTCGTTGCCGTGCCACTGTGCGGCGCGATGGCGGTCAGGTTGCGTTCCTTTGTCCTGCATGATTGCGCAGGCGTTGCGCTGTGGGCATCGGTCGGCCTGGCGATCGGTGCGCTATTCGCGTCGCAGATTGACGTGGTGTTCGTACTTATCTCCCGCCTTGGCTGGCAGGCATTGATCGTGATCGGCATCGCGCTGGTGCTTTTCGTGTTGTATCGATACTGCCGGAGAATCATGCTGGCAAAAGCGCTCGAGAAGGCGCGGATCAGCGTGGGCGAGCTGCATGCGTTGCTCGCGAATAATCCGCGGCCAATCCTGTTCGATATCCGCTCCGCCGAGCGGAGAATGCTCGACCCGTTTGTCATTCCAGGCGCCGTATTTGCCGATGAACGGAAACTGCCGCAGATCGTGGAGCGCTACGGGGCGAACCGGACGCTCGTCATCTATTGTTCTTGTCCAAACGAAGTCTCCGCGGCGTGGATGGCCAGGCGGCTGCGACTGGCCGGCGTCAAGCTTGCATTACCACTTACTGGCGGTATCGATGCATGGCGTGTGGCGGGCTTCGACGTCGAGCCGATAATCGCGCTGAGCGACGCTGCAATCAGCGAAGAAGGGAGAAAACTTTTTGCGCATTGA
- a CDS encoding patatin-like phospholipase family protein — MYPSQRNKLQQPHRIKLPAYDEIGLVLQGGGALGSYQAGVYEGMAEVGVEPTRISGVSIGALNTAIIAGNAPADRVEALRGFWNTISQPADFFSHIGARIPAWPGFEDMGRRWSSAWAATRTLMEGQDGFFSPRTPMPLAGLGRKRPDQVSYYDTSALRESLLRYANFDRINDGSIRVSVGAVNVRTGNLVYFDNSAMRLAPEHFIASGALPPGFPAVEIDGEFYWDGGLVSNTPLTEIIKESQHKDTLVFQIDLWSSRGKLPGDFLDVSERTKDIQYSSRTRAITAFMSQNQKHAQMIKALLEHIPEKVRLAHPLLQEAQKTADGSAVNVVHLIYKNKSFEGHYKDYEFSKDTMREHWASGLEDIRRSFGHPEWFDIPSRETGFVTRDVHRYRQEVSETAALDKDALPPSKRTPEEELSGAK, encoded by the coding sequence ATGTATCCGAGCCAGCGCAACAAACTGCAGCAACCCCATCGCATCAAGCTCCCCGCCTATGACGAAATTGGACTCGTGCTGCAGGGTGGCGGTGCATTGGGCTCATATCAGGCCGGCGTGTATGAAGGAATGGCCGAGGTCGGCGTGGAACCAACACGAATATCCGGAGTATCCATCGGTGCGCTGAATACGGCGATCATCGCCGGCAATGCGCCTGCGGACCGGGTGGAAGCGCTGCGCGGCTTCTGGAACACGATTAGTCAACCTGCGGATTTCTTCTCACATATCGGTGCGCGCATTCCAGCGTGGCCGGGGTTTGAAGATATGGGGCGCAGGTGGTCGAGCGCATGGGCTGCGACGCGTACGCTGATGGAAGGTCAGGACGGGTTCTTCTCTCCGCGCACGCCTATGCCTCTCGCCGGGCTCGGCAGGAAACGGCCTGACCAGGTCAGCTATTACGACACGTCGGCGTTGCGTGAGTCGCTTTTGCGGTACGCAAACTTCGATCGCATCAATGACGGGAGTATTCGCGTATCCGTTGGGGCGGTCAACGTGCGAACGGGCAATCTCGTCTACTTCGACAATTCGGCAATGCGTCTGGCGCCGGAGCATTTCATCGCATCCGGTGCGCTGCCGCCCGGCTTTCCGGCAGTCGAGATCGATGGAGAGTTCTACTGGGACGGCGGACTGGTTTCCAACACGCCGCTTACCGAGATCATCAAGGAAAGCCAGCATAAGGACACACTCGTTTTCCAGATCGATCTGTGGAGCTCGCGAGGCAAGCTGCCAGGCGACTTCCTCGACGTCAGCGAGCGCACCAAGGACATTCAATATTCGAGCCGAACACGAGCGATCACCGCGTTCATGTCGCAGAACCAGAAGCACGCGCAAATGATCAAGGCGCTGCTCGAACACATTCCTGAAAAAGTGCGGCTTGCGCACCCGTTGCTGCAGGAGGCGCAGAAAACGGCGGATGGCAGTGCGGTGAATGTCGTGCACCTGATCTACAAGAACAAATCGTTCGAGGGGCACTACAAGGACTATGAATTCAGCAAAGATACGATGCGTGAGCACTGGGCCAGCGGTCTCGAGGATATTCGCCGCTCGTTCGGACACCCCGAGTGGTTCGATATTCCGAGCCGCGAAACCGGCTTCGTCACGCGGGACGTGCATCGTTATCGGCAGGAAGTCAGCGAAACCGCCGCACTGGACAAGGATGCTTTGCCGCCATCGAAACGCACGCCAGAAGAAGAACTGTCTGGCGCAAAGTAG